A stretch of DNA from Peromyscus maniculatus bairdii isolate BWxNUB_F1_BW_parent chromosome 7, HU_Pman_BW_mat_3.1, whole genome shotgun sequence:
TCGGGGAGTGGGTGGTGGGGAGAGCCGCCCCGCGGGCCGGCAGAGTTCATTTCAGGACCCCGGTGCCCGCGTTTGGGCGCTGGGGCCGCGGTCAGTGGCCGCTGCGAGGTCGGCGGATGTCGTCAGTCGGAAGCGTCCGCTGCAGCCTTATGCGGGCTCCTTCGTGAGTTTCCCCAGTTCAGGGTGACAGGTGGCCCAGTCCGGGCAACCCCGGCCCTGATCTCATGTCTCTCCTGCAGGTTCCGACATGGCCAAGTCCAagaaccacaccacacacaaccagTGTAAGTTCCTGGGGCTCCAGCCGGTGCCTGTACCCTAGCCAGGACTGGCTGGGGGTTGCTAGACTTGAAGCTGGTGGTGTGTTAGCCAGTTTCGAGATGACAAGTCTGGGAGCCAGAAATCCGATTTGCACTCGGTCCTGAGTTTTCCCAGAACAAAAAAAGGACCATGACCGCTGTGATGTTAGGtcggtggttctcaactttcctagtgccgCGACTcttaaatacagttccttgtgttggggtgacccgccccccccccagccacgaAATGATTTTCGTTGCAAATTCCCAACTGTgctttttctactgttatgaatagtaaacatctgtgttttctggtggtcttaggccacccctgtgaaagggccctTGGATGCCTgagggtcgagacccacaggctgagaaccagtgtCAGACGGTCTTATTAGAAGATTCCCTCCTTTTGATGTGTGGATATTTATTACCTTACAGCTCGAAAATGGCACCGAAATGGGATCAAGAAACCCCGGTCACAAAGATACGAATCTCTTAAGGGGGTGAGTAAAATACCCCTTGACTCGAGGTCCACAGTCGGGcctggtgtgttttgttttctcttttcctgggtTCAGCCTCTGGCTACTCTTAAGTGCCCTTTGGCTTAATGGTTTTCCAGTAGCTTCTGTTTCCTTGACCTTCCTATCCCTGGTGTGACTTGTTCCTGAGAGCGAAAGAACTTCCCTCGCCCAGCCTTCGATGGAGGGAAGGGTTTTTGTGCATTGGGTACCTTGTGGTTTGGGTCTTGGTGCTGACTAGTTGTATGTACTTGATCCCACCCAGTACTAGACCGGGGACCACTTTCCTGCATGGTAGGTGCGTCCTAGGGGCTAGCTGAGCCTGCACCTGGCCTGCTCTATGCCTACAGTCTTGCTCTCTGAGTGAAGCTGATGGACTTGGTGTTTAATTGACCCCCTCCCCTGAGGTGGGGAGGGCGGCCCTAGGGGAATTTCACCCCCTCCAGCCCTCTCATGGCTAAGGCTAACTTGGTATATTTACGGTGTCACCCTTGTGGATAGGGGCTCCAGGAAATGACTTGGGGCTGTAATACGTTACTACATacatcttttctgttttccaggtggaccccaagttcctgaggaacaTGCGCTTTGCCAAGAAGCACAACAAGAAAGGCCTGAAGAAGATGCAGGCCAACAATGCGAAGGCAGTGAGTGCGCGTGCAGAGGCCATCAAGGCCCTGGTGAAGCCCAAGGCCGTGAAGCCCAAGATGCCAAAGGGCCCCAGCCGCAAACTCAGCCGTCTCGCTTTCATCGCCCACCCCAAGCTCGGGAAGCGGATTAGAAGCTACATGGCCAAGGGTCGTAGGCTCTGCCAACCAAAGCCCAAGGCTCAAACCAAGGCAGAGgcctcagctccagctcaggctcCCAAAGGTGCCCAGGCCCCTGTGAAGGCCCCATAGAAAAGGTTTCTGTCTGCCAGACAGATGGACTGGTGTGACACACCTAcacactatttgcagatgatcaggaccccatgctgtttttacaaataaacttGAGGCAGGATCTGTTAACCTGTGTGCGTTGTCTTGGGACTAGGGTGAATTGGTACCCTTGCTGGAGTGGGGCAGGATTGCAGCTTTGGATGAAGAGGGTATGGGTCAGACATCTTTTGTTGGGTAGGGGAGGGCCCTGCTCTCCAGCATGCTCTGGCTTGACATCCAGGACTACAGCTGTCACGGGTGCACCTGGCTAGGGTCCACTGCTGGGTTGTGCTGGTTCTGGGACGGGAGGGCGGGTGGTGACTCCGCCTTATATCTGATGGCATAGCCCTATCACTCCAGGTGTGTGCTGTGCGGGTAAAGACCTTTAAAATCTGGGTGGGGAATCCACGTaaactcagaggacaacttgtggaaacatgggtcctggggaaatCAAACTAGTTTGATGATCAGGCAAGTGTTTACCTGCTAAGATGTCCTGCCAACCCCAAGGGCCTttattagcccaggctggcattgaaccttttctttctttgtgtggaaaGTATACAGGTGCCATGGTGCTTATGTTGGAATGTAGGTTAGGAGACAACTGGGATCAGACTCAATGATCAGGGTTGGCAGGCTGGAACAACCAGGCAACCCTGGCTTTCATGGTTCTGGTTTAGCCTCCCAGGGTGTAAAGAATGAAGCTGACTGCCAGCTTCAGGAACTCGGAGCAACCAGTAAGTGATTTCATGTTTGTTGGAGGCTTTCTGTAGGACAGTGGATCCTTTCCTGAGTACACTTAACCTTCAGAACTAGCCTTAATCCAACCCTGGACCCTTTGGTGACTGAGGGATACTGTAATGCTGCAGGTTTAGCCCATTATAAGGTTGCTCTGAGGGGTGTTAGTATTCTTGCTACCTGTGGATGGAAATGGATCCCATGGctagggagggcaggagaggcagCCTTGCTGCTGTGAGAAAAGTAGTCCCTTTAGGGAACAGTGCTCTGCTTGGGGAGCCACAGCTCTAGGGCAGAATGTTAGGACCTTAAGTGCAAAAACTGGCAGAGGTGAGTGTGTGAGCAGTTCAAAGTGCTGGCCCTTACTGTGAATAGGGGGCATTATCAAAAACACCGGGTAGGGTACATGCCAGGGTTTCCATTTTCTGTCTACAACTAGGTGCATAAAAAGCTCCATCTCCCCTGTCCTGTCCTCATGGGATTTAGGTGAAGTTCCTGAAGCCATGGCTGATAACACTGTTGGGGATGCCCAGCCTGTTTCAGGAAAACCACAAtactgcctctccagcccctttgtgcCCTTGTGATGGGAACAGTATCTTGTCCTTGTAGGTCCAGTGTGCTGGTTCATAGGTACTAGG
This window harbors:
- the Rpl29 gene encoding large ribosomal subunit protein eL29, producing the protein MAKSKNHTTHNQSRKWHRNGIKKPRSQRYESLKGVDPKFLRNMRFAKKHNKKGLKKMQANNAKAVSARAEAIKALVKPKAVKPKMPKGPSRKLSRLAFIAHPKLGKRIRSYMAKGRRLCQPKPKAQTKAEASAPAQAPKGAQAPVKAP